A region of Mesorhizobium sp. AR02 DNA encodes the following proteins:
- a CDS encoding VOC family protein yields MQKITTFLWFDGQAEEAMNHYVSIFKNSKVLSVTRWPKGHALEGKVLVTSFELDGVQFQALNGGPQYKFTEAISLSIDCKTQEEVDHFWTRLTDGGGEPGPCGWLKDKFGVSWQVVPEQLPRLLGDADRAKAGRVMNAMMQMKKIEIAKLEEAAKG; encoded by the coding sequence ATGCAAAAGATCACCACCTTTCTGTGGTTTGACGGCCAGGCCGAAGAGGCGATGAACCACTATGTTTCGATCTTCAAGAATTCGAAGGTGCTGAGCGTCACGCGCTGGCCCAAGGGCCACGCTCTTGAAGGCAAGGTACTGGTGACCTCGTTCGAGCTCGACGGCGTGCAGTTCCAGGCGCTCAACGGCGGACCGCAATACAAGTTCACCGAGGCCATCTCGCTCTCCATCGACTGCAAGACACAGGAGGAGGTAGACCATTTCTGGACCAGGCTCACGGATGGCGGCGGCGAGCCCGGCCCCTGCGGCTGGTTGAAAGACAAGTTCGGCGTTTCCTGGCAGGTCGTGCCGGAGCAGTTGCCGCGACTGCTCGGGGATGCGGATCGGGCCAAGGCCGGCCGGGTGATGAATGCGATGATGCAAATGAAGAAGATCGAGATCGCCAAGCTCGAAGAGGCGGCCAAAGGGTGA
- a CDS encoding ArsR/SmtB family transcription factor, whose product MNQLDATFAALADPTRRAILARLIQGEASVMELAEPFAMSQPSISKHLKVLENAGLISRGRDAQRRPCRLEAQPLAEANGWLERYRNIWEGNFQRLDVLLGAMQAEKAPGDADQ is encoded by the coding sequence ATGAACCAGCTGGACGCCACCTTTGCCGCGCTCGCCGATCCAACACGGCGCGCCATCCTTGCACGGCTCATCCAGGGCGAAGCTTCGGTCATGGAACTCGCCGAACCCTTCGCGATGAGCCAACCCTCGATTTCCAAGCATCTCAAGGTGCTGGAAAACGCCGGACTGATCTCTCGTGGCCGCGACGCGCAGCGCCGACCATGCCGGCTGGAAGCCCAGCCGCTGGCCGAGGCCAATGGCTGGCTGGAGCGGTATCGCAATATCTGGGAAGGCAATTTCCAGCGCCTCGACGTCTTGCTGGGCGCCATGCAAGCCGAAAAGGCTCCCGGCGACGCAGACCAATAG
- a CDS encoding SRPBCC family protein — protein MSTTTLPGSTVATLTVTTPSDREIQVTRLFAAPRPMVFDCWTVPELLKGWLHGPDGWRLTVCEIDLRVGGATRYVWQHRDGRSMGMSGAYREIVRPSRLVATELFDEDWTGGETVGTVIFTEQTGKTLLTQTVLYASQAARDGALGTGMTNGMAESYAQLDAYLTSLQDAAKGAA, from the coding sequence GTGAGCACCACAACCTTGCCTGGCTCGACTGTCGCCACCTTGACGGTGACCACGCCCAGCGACCGTGAGATCCAGGTCACCCGCCTCTTCGCGGCGCCACGGCCGATGGTCTTCGACTGCTGGACGGTGCCGGAACTGCTGAAGGGCTGGCTGCACGGCCCGGACGGCTGGCGTCTGACGGTCTGCGAGATCGACCTCAGGGTCGGCGGCGCCACGCGCTATGTCTGGCAGCACCGTGATGGCCGCAGCATGGGCATGAGCGGCGCCTATCGCGAAATCGTGCGCCCAAGCCGCCTTGTCGCCACCGAACTGTTCGACGAGGACTGGACCGGCGGTGAGACGGTTGGAACCGTGATCTTCACCGAACAGACCGGAAAGACGCTGCTGACACAGACCGTGCTCTACGCCTCGCAAGCGGCGCGTGACGGCGCGCTCGGCACCGGCATGACCAACGGCATGGCCGAGAGCTACGCCCAGCTCGACGCCTATCTCACTTCCCTGCAGGACGCCGCCAAGGGTGCCGCCTGA